A DNA window from Kitasatospora atroaurantiaca contains the following coding sequences:
- a CDS encoding ABC transporter ATP-binding protein, with product MTTAVSVSGLVKTFGRTRALDGLDLTVSEGEVHGFLGPNGAGKSTTIRVLLGLLRADSGTARLLGGDPWRDAVGLHRRLAYVPGDVTLWRNLSGGETIDLLGRLRGGLDGARRAELLERFELDPTKKGRTYSKGNRQKVALVAALASDVELLILDEPSSGLDPLMEEVFRACIAEERDRGRTVLLSSHILSEVEALCDRVSIIRAGRTVETGTLAELRHLTRTSVEAELAAAPEGLSGLPGVHDLVVQDHRVRCQVDTDRLDGLLREFTALGVRSLVSRPPTLEELFLRHYQPGAEPVRS from the coding sequence ATGACAACGGCTGTATCGGTGTCCGGCCTGGTCAAGACCTTCGGCCGGACGCGCGCCCTGGACGGACTGGACCTCACGGTCTCCGAGGGGGAGGTGCATGGCTTCCTCGGACCCAACGGGGCCGGGAAGTCCACGACCATCCGGGTCCTGCTCGGCCTGCTGAGGGCCGACTCCGGTACCGCCCGGCTGCTCGGCGGCGACCCCTGGCGCGACGCGGTCGGCCTCCACCGCAGGCTCGCGTACGTGCCCGGCGACGTGACGCTGTGGCGCAACCTCTCGGGCGGCGAGACCATCGACCTGCTCGGACGGCTGCGCGGCGGCCTGGACGGCGCCCGCCGGGCCGAACTGCTGGAGCGCTTCGAACTCGACCCGACCAAGAAGGGCCGCACCTACTCCAAGGGCAACCGGCAGAAGGTCGCCCTCGTCGCGGCGCTCGCCTCCGACGTGGAACTGCTCATCCTGGACGAGCCGAGCTCCGGTCTGGACCCGCTGATGGAGGAGGTGTTCCGCGCCTGCATCGCCGAGGAGCGCGACCGCGGCCGCACGGTCCTCCTCTCCAGCCACATCCTCTCCGAGGTCGAGGCGCTCTGTGACCGGGTGAGCATCATCCGGGCCGGCCGTACGGTCGAGACCGGCACGCTGGCCGAGCTGCGCCACCTCACCCGCACCTCGGTCGAGGCCGAACTGGCCGCCGCCCCCGAGGGTCTGTCGGGCCTCCCCGGCGTGCACGACCTCGTCGTCCAGGACCACCGGGTCCGGTGCCAGGTCGACACCGACCGACTGGACGGCCTGCTCCGGGAGTTCACCGCCCTCGGGGTGCGCTCGCTGGTCAGCCGGCCGCCGACGCTGGAGGAGCTCTTCCTGCGCCACTACCAGCCCGGCGCAGAGCCGGTGCGGTCGTGA
- a CDS encoding phosphatidylinositol-specific phospholipase C domain-containing protein gives MSVRRTIAAAALLAAAAVTVPAQQATATGTADLPFGSTTAVGIHNTYDPAAFSYLAQALDTGTGMIELDAWTDTITKEWKVSHSNPLGNSNNCVNASTAAQLYSGGANKNLESCFDDIRVWLGAHPQAGPLVVKLELKGGFAANRGMGPAQLDALIGAHLGSAVFRPADLLGKAGGGSYATLDEAARAGNWPSRAALAGRVLVDVIPGTVEEQNPFDTLHTDVEYSRYLRDLAAAGRAGQAQVFPVVHGATSGDPRSAYGDSTIRPWFVVFDGDASAYVGRIDTAWYDSRHYLLVMTDAQNVAPAISATDPTAEQARSRTVQLAAAHASIVSSDWRHLPEVQSLVLPRG, from the coding sequence TTGTCCGTACGCCGCACCATCGCCGCCGCCGCACTGCTCGCCGCAGCAGCCGTCACCGTCCCCGCCCAGCAGGCCACCGCCACCGGTACCGCCGACCTCCCCTTCGGCTCCACCACCGCCGTGGGAATCCACAACACCTACGATCCGGCGGCCTTCTCCTACCTCGCGCAGGCGCTGGACACCGGCACCGGCATGATCGAGCTCGACGCCTGGACGGACACCATCACCAAGGAGTGGAAGGTCAGCCACTCCAACCCCCTTGGCAACAGCAACAACTGCGTCAACGCGAGCACCGCCGCCCAGCTCTACAGCGGCGGCGCCAACAAGAACCTGGAGAGCTGCTTCGACGACATCCGGGTCTGGCTCGGCGCCCACCCGCAGGCCGGCCCGCTGGTGGTGAAGCTGGAGCTCAAGGGCGGGTTCGCGGCCAACCGCGGCATGGGCCCGGCCCAGCTGGACGCGCTGATCGGCGCCCACCTCGGCAGCGCCGTGTTCCGGCCCGCCGATCTGCTCGGCAAGGCCGGCGGCGGCTCGTACGCCACCCTGGACGAGGCCGCCAGGGCCGGCAACTGGCCCTCCCGCGCCGCGCTCGCCGGGCGCGTTCTGGTGGACGTCATACCGGGCACCGTGGAGGAGCAGAACCCGTTCGACACCCTGCACACCGACGTCGAGTACTCCCGCTACCTGCGTGACCTCGCCGCCGCCGGCCGGGCCGGCCAGGCCCAGGTCTTCCCCGTGGTGCACGGCGCCACCTCCGGCGACCCGCGGTCCGCGTACGGCGACAGCACCATCAGGCCCTGGTTCGTGGTCTTCGACGGCGACGCGTCCGCGTACGTGGGCCGCATCGACACCGCCTGGTACGACAGCCGCCACTACCTCCTGGTGATGACGGACGCTCAGAACGTGGCGCCCGCGATCAGCGCCACCGACCCGACCGCCGAGCAGGCCCGCTCGCGGACCGTCCAGCTCGCCGCCGCCCACGCGAGCATCGTCTCCAGCGACTGGCGCCACCTGCCCGAGGTGCAGTCGCTGGTGCTCCCCCGCGGCTGA
- a CDS encoding M14 family metallopeptidase: protein MRLPRRVKPAAALAALLALALTSPLATQASAQPVPPLAPETSAAAEEAVQQYTVDGPRTVSERTAIAATGVSIDAVRTDSVVVTASAAEAGRLRALGWRLTALPGPQALAQSPGAVGDFPSGDSGYHNYAEATADINAVVAAHPSIMSKQVIGKSYEGRDIVAVKISDNVGTDEAEPEVLFTFHQHAREHLTVEMALYLLHEFGDKYATDSRVAGAVNSREIWIIPDLNPDGGEYDIATGSYRSWRKDRQPNSGSKYVGTDLNRNWDYKWGCCGGSSGSRSSETYRGSAPESAKETKVVSDFVRGRVVGGKQQITAAIDFHTYSELVLWPFGWTTSDTATGMTADEANTFATFGRTMAGTNGYTPEQSSDLYITDGTIDDWLWGAHRIFAYTFEMYPGESGSGGGFYPPDEVIGRETSRNREAVLRLVENADCMYRAIGKQQQYCGIA, encoded by the coding sequence ATGCGACTGCCCCGTCGCGTCAAACCCGCTGCGGCTCTTGCCGCTCTGCTCGCCCTCGCCCTCACCTCCCCGCTGGCCACCCAGGCCTCCGCGCAGCCCGTCCCGCCCCTCGCGCCGGAGACGTCGGCGGCGGCCGAGGAGGCGGTCCAGCAGTACACGGTCGACGGCCCGCGCACCGTCTCCGAGCGCACCGCGATCGCCGCCACCGGAGTCTCGATCGACGCCGTCCGCACCGACTCGGTCGTGGTCACCGCGAGCGCCGCCGAAGCCGGCCGGCTGCGCGCGCTGGGCTGGCGGCTCACCGCCCTGCCCGGCCCGCAGGCCCTCGCCCAATCACCGGGCGCCGTGGGCGACTTCCCCTCGGGCGACTCCGGGTACCACAACTACGCCGAGGCCACCGCCGACATCAACGCGGTGGTCGCGGCCCACCCGTCGATCATGAGCAAGCAGGTGATCGGCAAGTCGTACGAGGGCCGGGACATCGTCGCGGTCAAGATCAGCGACAACGTCGGCACCGACGAGGCCGAACCCGAGGTGCTGTTCACCTTCCACCAGCACGCCCGGGAGCACCTCACCGTCGAGATGGCCCTCTACCTGCTGCACGAGTTCGGCGACAAGTACGCCACCGACTCCCGGGTCGCGGGCGCGGTGAACAGCCGGGAGATCTGGATCATCCCGGACCTCAACCCGGACGGCGGCGAGTACGACATCGCCACCGGCAGCTACCGCAGTTGGCGCAAGGACCGGCAGCCCAACTCGGGCAGTAAGTACGTCGGCACCGACCTCAACCGCAACTGGGACTACAAGTGGGGCTGCTGCGGCGGCTCCTCCGGCTCCAGGTCCAGCGAGACCTACCGGGGGAGCGCCCCCGAGTCCGCCAAGGAGACCAAGGTGGTCTCGGACTTCGTCCGCGGCCGGGTGGTGGGCGGCAAGCAGCAGATCACCGCGGCCATCGACTTCCACACCTACAGCGAGCTGGTGCTCTGGCCGTTCGGCTGGACCACCTCGGACACCGCCACCGGCATGACGGCCGACGAGGCGAACACCTTCGCCACCTTCGGCCGGACCATGGCGGGCACCAACGGCTACACCCCCGAGCAGTCGAGCGACCTGTACATCACCGACGGGACCATCGACGACTGGCTGTGGGGCGCGCACAGGATCTTCGCGTACACCTTCGAGATGTACCCGGGGGAGAGCGGCAGCGGCGGCGGCTTCTACCCGCCCGACGAGGTGATCGGGCGCGAGACCAGCCGCAACCGCGAGGCGGTGCTGCGGCTGGTGGAGAACGCCGACTGCATGTACCGGGCGATCGGCAAGCAGCAGCAGTACTGCGGCATCGCCTGA
- a CDS encoding collagenase codes for MRTAPARKDLVRLLIAALVCCLGITLLAPAGHARASAPAAGRTTPSVPPPQPASADSASQKMDSEDKPVDAAHRPPLRPVAEAREHGAASPHLTAAACNVADFTGRTGDALVQQIKASSTDCVNTLFGLTGNDAYAAFREAQMTSVAYGLRDVSATYPGDNSTSAAQLVLFLRAGYFVHWYNASTVGTYGPALQTAIRAGLDAFFGNAHSRDVTDANGQSLAEAVTLIDSAEENARYLDVVKRLLAGYTTAYNSSYWMLAAVNNVYTVLWRGHQSPDFVAAVQADPSVTDALYDFATANNALLGTGQAYLTANAGRELGRFLQHTALQGKVRPLVKDLLGQSAITGRTAPLWVGLAEMTDSFDKANCAYYDTCDLPARLRSAVLTTTFTCSPSIRIVAQQMTPAELDSTCTSLRNQDAYVHGIVKDKGPVANDNNATIEVVVFDSSADYQTYAGEIFGISTNNGGMYLEGDPAAAGNQPRFVAYEAEWLRPAFQIWNLNHEYTHYLDGRFDMYGDFDAGVSTPTIWWIEGFAEYVSYSYRNVSYDAAIAQAAKGTYKLSTLFDTTYDNDTTRIYNWGYLAVRYMLQSHRADVDTLLGYYRTGDWSAARTLLTSTIGTRYDADWSAWLAACAAGNCGSVTPVNQPPSAGFAAVVSGLKVSFTDRSTDADGTIVSRKWSFGDGTGSTAANPSKTYAKAGTYTVKLTVTDDKGATATAAQAVTVAGLPECSAADNRELGKKCRRSNLAATTGNYSYLYLVVPAGTSRLKITSAGGTGNADLYYSAKGWATTTSYTQRSVKAGNAETLTVTNPPAGTVFISLYAKQGFASVAVTTEF; via the coding sequence ATGAGAACCGCCCCCGCACGGAAAGACCTTGTGCGACTGCTGATAGCAGCGCTGGTGTGCTGTCTGGGCATCACCCTGCTCGCACCCGCCGGCCACGCCCGCGCGTCGGCCCCCGCCGCGGGCCGTACCACTCCGTCCGTGCCGCCACCCCAGCCGGCGTCCGCCGACTCCGCTTCCCAGAAGATGGATTCGGAGGACAAGCCGGTGGACGCGGCCCACCGGCCGCCGCTGCGTCCGGTCGCCGAGGCGCGCGAGCACGGCGCCGCGTCGCCGCACCTGACCGCCGCCGCCTGCAACGTCGCCGACTTCACCGGCAGGACCGGCGACGCGCTCGTCCAGCAGATCAAGGCGTCGAGCACCGACTGCGTCAACACACTCTTCGGCCTCACCGGCAACGACGCCTACGCGGCCTTCCGCGAGGCGCAGATGACCAGCGTCGCGTACGGCCTGCGGGACGTCTCGGCCACCTACCCGGGTGACAACAGCACCTCCGCCGCGCAGCTGGTGCTCTTCCTGCGGGCGGGCTACTTCGTCCACTGGTACAACGCCTCGACGGTCGGCACCTACGGCCCCGCGCTGCAGACCGCCATCCGGGCCGGGCTCGACGCCTTCTTCGGGAACGCCCACTCGCGCGACGTCACCGACGCCAACGGCCAGAGCCTCGCCGAGGCCGTGACGCTGATCGACAGCGCCGAGGAGAACGCCCGCTACCTGGACGTCGTCAAGCGGCTGCTGGCGGGCTACACCACCGCGTACAACAGCTCCTACTGGATGCTCGCCGCCGTCAACAACGTCTACACCGTGCTCTGGCGGGGCCACCAGTCGCCGGACTTCGTCGCGGCCGTGCAGGCCGACCCGAGCGTGACCGACGCGCTGTACGACTTCGCCACCGCGAACAACGCGCTGCTCGGCACCGGCCAGGCCTACCTGACCGCCAACGCCGGCCGCGAACTGGGCCGCTTCCTCCAGCACACCGCCCTTCAGGGCAAGGTCCGCCCGCTGGTCAAGGACCTGCTCGGCCAGAGCGCCATCACCGGCCGGACGGCCCCGCTCTGGGTCGGCCTCGCCGAGATGACCGACTCCTTCGACAAGGCCAACTGCGCCTACTACGACACCTGCGACCTCCCGGCCCGGCTGCGCAGCGCCGTGCTGACCACCACCTTCACCTGCAGCCCGAGCATCCGGATCGTCGCCCAGCAGATGACCCCGGCCGAGCTGGACTCCACCTGCACCAGCCTGCGCAACCAGGACGCCTACGTCCACGGGATCGTGAAGGACAAGGGCCCGGTCGCGAACGACAACAACGCCACCATCGAGGTGGTCGTCTTCGACTCCAGCGCCGACTACCAGACCTACGCCGGGGAGATCTTCGGCATCAGCACGAACAACGGCGGGATGTACCTGGAGGGCGACCCGGCGGCGGCCGGGAACCAGCCGCGCTTCGTCGCCTACGAGGCGGAGTGGCTGCGTCCCGCCTTCCAGATCTGGAACCTCAACCACGAGTACACCCACTACCTCGACGGCCGGTTCGACATGTACGGCGACTTCGACGCCGGTGTCTCCACGCCGACCATCTGGTGGATCGAGGGCTTCGCCGAGTACGTCTCGTACTCCTACCGCAACGTCAGCTACGACGCCGCGATCGCCCAGGCGGCCAAGGGCACGTACAAGCTGAGCACGCTGTTCGACACCACGTACGACAACGACACCACCCGGATCTACAACTGGGGCTACCTGGCGGTCCGTTACATGCTGCAGTCGCACCGGGCGGACGTCGACACGCTGCTCGGGTACTACCGGACCGGTGACTGGAGTGCCGCGCGGACGCTGCTGACCAGCACCATCGGCACCCGCTACGACGCCGACTGGTCCGCCTGGCTGGCAGCCTGCGCGGCCGGGAACTGCGGCTCCGTCACGCCGGTGAACCAGCCGCCCTCGGCCGGGTTCGCGGCGGTGGTGAGCGGTCTGAAGGTGTCCTTCACCGACCGTTCGACGGACGCTGACGGCACGATCGTCTCGCGCAAGTGGTCCTTCGGCGACGGCACCGGCTCCACGGCCGCCAACCCGTCCAAGACCTATGCCAAGGCCGGCACTTACACCGTCAAGCTGACCGTGACGGACGACAAGGGCGCCACCGCGACGGCCGCCCAGGCCGTCACCGTGGCCGGCCTCCCCGAGTGCTCGGCGGCCGACAACCGCGAGCTGGGCAAGAAGTGCCGGCGCAGCAACCTCGCGGCGACCACCGGGAACTACAGCTACCTGTACCTGGTCGTCCCGGCCGGGACCAGTCGGCTGAAGATCACCTCGGCGGGCGGGACGGGCAACGCCGACCTGTACTACAGCGCCAAGGGCTGGGCCACCACGACCAGTTACACCCAGCGCTCGGTGAAGGCCGGCAACGCCGAGACCCTCACCGTCACCAACCCGCCGGCGGGCACGGTCTTCATCAGCCTGTACGCCAAGCAGGGCTTCGCCTCGGTGGCGGTCACCACCGAGTTCTGA
- a CDS encoding polyprenyl synthetase family protein — MRTELRSADLEVAQQTLDDARALVAPALRRAVDGLPESVRHVVGHHFGWWDAQGSPLPAAEAGKGFRSALALAACEAVGGDRTRALPAAVAVDLVHNASLLHDDIIDQDALRRHRPAVWSVFGMPAAILAGDALFFLTTQVLIEASAPLADAGLAHLSTAIQQLVGGEFDDILFERQREVSPAECLAMATAKTGSLLAASCALGAIAAGAEAGRVEHLRAFGEQLGTALQLVDDVLGIWGSEERTGKPRLSDLRSRKKSLPVVAALAGGGAASRRLARLYGSDGPLTEQELELVADLVEDAGGRAWAVNEAERARRDALEHLAAAHPQPGPAGALTAIARLVTARDH; from the coding sequence ATGCGGACAGAGCTTCGAAGTGCCGACCTCGAGGTCGCGCAGCAGACCTTGGACGATGCCCGCGCCCTGGTCGCGCCCGCACTGCGGCGGGCGGTCGACGGCCTGCCGGAGTCCGTACGCCATGTGGTCGGCCACCACTTCGGGTGGTGGGACGCGCAGGGTTCACCGCTGCCCGCCGCCGAGGCCGGCAAGGGCTTCCGCTCGGCGCTGGCCCTGGCGGCTTGCGAGGCGGTCGGCGGGGACCGCACCCGCGCGCTGCCGGCGGCGGTCGCCGTCGACCTGGTGCACAACGCCTCGCTGCTGCACGACGACATCATCGACCAGGACGCCCTACGCCGGCACCGGCCCGCCGTCTGGTCGGTCTTCGGCATGCCGGCCGCGATCCTGGCCGGGGACGCCCTGTTCTTCCTCACCACCCAGGTCCTCATCGAGGCGTCCGCACCGCTCGCCGACGCCGGGCTGGCCCACCTCAGCACCGCCATCCAGCAGTTGGTGGGCGGCGAGTTCGACGACATCCTGTTCGAGCGGCAGCGGGAGGTCTCGCCGGCCGAGTGCCTGGCCATGGCCACCGCCAAGACCGGTTCGCTGCTGGCGGCCTCCTGCGCGCTCGGGGCGATCGCCGCGGGCGCGGAGGCCGGCCGGGTGGAGCATCTCAGGGCGTTCGGCGAGCAGCTGGGCACGGCGCTGCAGCTCGTCGACGACGTCCTGGGCATCTGGGGCTCGGAGGAACGGACCGGGAAGCCCCGGCTGTCGGACCTTCGGTCCCGCAAGAAGTCCCTGCCCGTGGTGGCCGCCCTGGCCGGCGGAGGAGCCGCGTCACGGCGGCTGGCCCGCCTGTACGGCAGCGACGGCCCGCTGACCGAACAGGAGTTGGAGCTCGTGGCCGACCTGGTGGAGGACGCCGGCGGCCGCGCCTGGGCGGTGAACGAGGCCGAACGCGCCCGCCGGGACGCTCTGGAGCACCTCGCCGCCGCCCACCCGCAGCCCGGCCCGGCCGGCGCCCTCACCGCCATCGCCCGCCTGGTGACCGCCCGGGACCACTGA
- a CDS encoding helix-turn-helix transcriptional regulator, with protein MGSNKGELGTFLRSRRARLKPEEAGLQHYGERRRVPGLRREELAQLAGVSVDYYVRFEQGRAENVSDSVVDAVATALRLGPDERAHLYRLVRPNMGSCASPLPPQEVRPGLRRLLDSMPDTPAVIVGRHTDILAWNDLFAALTVDLSALPPGQRNLTWLIFCHEEARSRYVDWETKARELVAHLRVDHGRHLCDADFAERVARLSEESADFRRLWADQEVREKTHGTFHLRHPAVGELTLAYETLRLADDPDQALIVHTAEAGSPSEAALRIIGRRMHHYARASTE; from the coding sequence ATGGGTAGCAACAAAGGGGAACTGGGCACCTTCCTGAGGTCTCGCCGAGCGCGGCTGAAGCCCGAGGAGGCGGGCCTGCAGCACTACGGCGAGCGCCGCCGCGTCCCCGGCCTGCGCCGGGAGGAGCTGGCGCAGCTGGCCGGTGTCAGTGTGGACTACTACGTGCGCTTCGAGCAGGGCCGCGCCGAGAACGTCTCCGACTCGGTGGTCGACGCCGTCGCCACCGCGCTGCGGCTGGGGCCGGACGAGCGGGCGCACCTGTACCGCCTGGTCCGGCCGAACATGGGGAGCTGCGCGAGCCCGCTGCCGCCGCAGGAGGTGCGGCCGGGCCTGCGCCGGCTGCTGGACTCGATGCCGGACACACCCGCCGTCATCGTGGGCCGGCACACCGACATCCTCGCCTGGAACGACCTGTTCGCGGCCCTGACCGTCGACCTCTCCGCCCTGCCGCCGGGGCAGCGCAACCTGACCTGGCTGATCTTCTGCCACGAGGAGGCCCGCAGCCGGTACGTGGACTGGGAGACCAAGGCCCGCGAGCTCGTCGCCCACCTGCGGGTGGACCACGGGCGGCACCTGTGCGACGCCGACTTCGCCGAGCGGGTGGCCCGGCTCTCGGAGGAGAGCGCGGACTTCCGCCGTCTCTGGGCCGATCAGGAGGTCCGCGAGAAGACCCACGGCACCTTCCACCTGCGCCACCCGGCGGTCGGCGAGCTCACCCTCGCGTACGAGACCCTGCGCCTGGCCGACGACCCGGACCAGGCCCTGATCGTCCACACCGCGGAGGCCGGCTCACCGTCGGAGGCCGCCCTGCGCATCATCGGGCGCCGGATGCACCACTACGCGCGGGCGTCGACGGAGTGA
- a CDS encoding STAS domain-containing protein, which produces MYLQLSSRRVDGWSVVHAAGELDIATADTLRDRVTALLVRDGPRARVIVDLSALVFCDASGVGALVEARNIARTHLGELRLAGPRGRVLRLLRLTELDRLMPIFPTVRDAIAATTAPAAGTRTAQPA; this is translated from the coding sequence ATGTACCTCCAACTGTCATCGCGCCGGGTGGACGGATGGTCGGTCGTGCACGCGGCGGGGGAGCTCGACATCGCCACCGCCGACACGCTGCGCGACCGCGTCACCGCACTGCTGGTCCGCGACGGCCCGCGAGCCCGGGTGATCGTGGACCTGTCGGCCCTGGTCTTCTGCGACGCGAGCGGGGTCGGAGCACTCGTCGAGGCACGCAACATCGCCCGGACACACCTGGGAGAGCTGCGGCTGGCGGGCCCCCGAGGGCGGGTCCTGCGCCTGCTACGACTGACCGAGCTGGACCGCCTGATGCCCATCTTCCCGACCGTACGCGACGCAATCGCCGCGACGACCGCCCCTGCGGCAGGCACCAGGACCGCTCAGCCCGCATAG
- a CDS encoding ABC transporter permease: protein MNGLAGTGTLLRLALRRDRIMLPAWVYVLTASVASTAYTFGNLYDSGAARERFAAGMASNSSLRALYGPVFGSSIGGLTAWRMTAFGAALAGLMSILLVVRHTRAEEEDGRLELVGAGAVGRRAPLTAALLTALTANLLLAALVTAALTALGHAAAGALALGLALAACGLVFAGLAAVTAQLAETGRAANGAASAVLGLAFVLRAAGDASSTDSGPQWLSWLSPIGWAEQLRPFAGDRWWVLGLALGCAAALAGAAYALVARRDLGAGLLPQRPGPAAGVPTLRTHAALAWRLQRGTLYGWCAGFAVAGAVFGGVAKGVVELVGDNAALKDVLRRLGGQQAVLDAYLSSIMGLLGMIAAVYAVQAVQRLRGEETGGRAEPVLATAVSRLGWAGGHLLFPLLGSAVLLATGGLAAGLAAGAELGELGGRVQDLLGGALVQLPAVWLAAAAMLAIFGLLPRWTSAGWGVLAVFLVIGWLGPALQFDRLVLDLSPFTHLPRLPGGAVEARPLLWIGAAAALLAVAGLAGLRRRDLG from the coding sequence GTGAACGGCCTCGCCGGTACCGGCACCCTGCTCCGCCTCGCCCTGCGGCGCGACCGGATCATGCTCCCGGCCTGGGTCTACGTCCTCACCGCCTCGGTGGCCTCCACCGCCTACACCTTCGGGAACCTGTACGACTCCGGCGCAGCGCGGGAGCGGTTCGCCGCGGGCATGGCCTCCAACAGCTCGCTCCGCGCACTGTACGGCCCGGTCTTCGGATCGAGCATCGGCGGGCTGACGGCATGGCGGATGACGGCCTTCGGCGCGGCGCTGGCCGGACTGATGAGCATTCTGCTGGTGGTCCGCCACACCCGTGCCGAGGAGGAGGACGGCCGCCTGGAGCTGGTCGGCGCCGGCGCGGTCGGCCGCCGCGCACCGCTCACCGCCGCACTGCTGACCGCGCTCACCGCCAACCTGCTGCTCGCCGCGCTGGTCACGGCGGCCCTGACCGCCCTCGGGCACGCCGCCGCCGGGGCGCTCGCCCTCGGGCTCGCCCTCGCGGCCTGCGGCCTGGTCTTCGCCGGGCTGGCGGCCGTCACCGCCCAGCTGGCCGAGACCGGGCGGGCCGCCAACGGCGCCGCGAGCGCGGTGCTCGGACTGGCCTTCGTCCTGCGGGCGGCCGGCGACGCGTCCTCCACCGACTCCGGCCCGCAGTGGCTGAGTTGGCTCTCCCCGATCGGCTGGGCCGAGCAACTGCGGCCGTTCGCGGGGGACCGCTGGTGGGTCCTCGGTCTCGCCCTGGGCTGCGCCGCCGCGCTCGCCGGTGCGGCGTACGCGCTGGTCGCCCGCCGCGACCTGGGCGCGGGGCTGCTGCCCCAGCGGCCCGGCCCCGCAGCCGGCGTGCCCACGCTCCGTACCCATGCCGCGCTGGCCTGGCGGCTGCAGCGCGGCACCCTCTACGGCTGGTGCGCCGGCTTCGCCGTGGCCGGAGCGGTCTTCGGCGGGGTCGCCAAGGGAGTGGTCGAGCTGGTCGGCGACAACGCCGCACTGAAGGACGTGCTGCGTCGGTTGGGAGGCCAACAGGCCGTCCTGGATGCGTACTTGTCCAGCATCATGGGGCTGCTCGGCATGATCGCGGCGGTCTACGCCGTCCAGGCCGTGCAGCGGCTGCGCGGCGAGGAGACCGGGGGCCGGGCGGAGCCGGTGCTGGCCACCGCGGTCTCCCGGCTCGGCTGGGCAGGCGGACATCTGCTCTTCCCGCTGCTGGGCTCGGCCGTGCTGCTCGCCACCGGAGGGCTGGCGGCGGGTCTGGCCGCCGGCGCGGAGCTGGGCGAGCTCGGGGGCCGGGTCCAGGACCTGCTGGGCGGCGCGCTGGTGCAGTTGCCCGCGGTCTGGCTGGCCGCGGCCGCGATGTTGGCGATCTTCGGGCTGCTGCCCAGGTGGACCTCGGCCGGCTGGGGGGTGCTGGCGGTGTTCCTGGTGATCGGGTGGCTCGGCCCCGCGCTGCAGTTCGACCGCCTGGTCCTGGACCTGTCGCCGTTCACCCACCTCCCGCGCCTGCCGGGTGGGGCGGTCGAGGCCCGGCCGCTGCTCTGGATCGGGGCGGCCGCGGCCCTGCTGGCGGTCGCAGGCTTGGCCGGCCTGCGCCGACGGGACCTGGGCTGA
- a CDS encoding GbsR/MarR family transcriptional regulator, with product METRDEQAVGTFIERFASVLTDAGFARMPARIFTALLATDSGRLTAAELAEVLQVSPAAVSGAVRYLVQLNLVSREREPGSRRDRYRVHDDVWYEAAVRRDQMLIRWESSLREGVTALGADSPAGARMAESLAFFEFMREELPSLLTRWHTRRAELRSGGAAPQGQS from the coding sequence ATGGAGACCCGGGACGAACAGGCCGTCGGCACCTTCATCGAGCGTTTCGCCAGCGTGCTGACCGACGCCGGCTTCGCCCGGATGCCGGCCCGCATCTTCACCGCCCTGCTGGCCACCGACTCGGGGCGGCTGACGGCCGCCGAACTGGCGGAGGTCCTGCAGGTCAGCCCGGCGGCGGTCTCCGGCGCGGTCCGCTACCTGGTGCAGCTCAACCTGGTCAGCCGCGAGCGCGAGCCGGGCTCGCGACGGGACAGGTACCGGGTGCACGACGACGTCTGGTACGAGGCCGCGGTGCGCCGGGACCAGATGCTGATCCGCTGGGAGAGCAGCCTGCGCGAGGGGGTGACCGCGCTCGGCGCGGACAGCCCGGCCGGCGCGCGGATGGCGGAGTCGCTGGCCTTCTTCGAGTTCATGCGCGAGGAGCTGCCGTCCCTGCTGACCCGCTGGCACACCCGCCGCGCCGAGCTCCGTTCGGGCGGCGCCGCCCCGCAGGGCCAGAGCTGA